The following proteins come from a genomic window of Methanobrevibacter olleyae:
- the gatE gene encoding Glu-tRNA(Gln) amidotransferase subunit GatE, with protein MERDWKELGLMMGLEIHQQLNTKHKLFCHCSTDLTDDEFDDGIIRNLRPTQSELGQIDRAALQESLRDMTFKYESFNKHTCLVETDDEPPHSLNREALDICITIASLLNMKMVDEFHTMRKQVIDGSNTGGFQRTGLAATDGYLDTPYGRVAIESLGLEEDAARRIDSDNEFTQFRLDRLGIPLAEITTDPSMHHPEQIKEVAYMIGQVLRSTNVKRGLGTIRQDVNISIKRGARVEIKGVQDLDLISEIVEREVQRQLALADIKDELIKRNASVEDRVYDLDEVFKDTSSKILSSAKSIKAVILRGFDGLIGKEVQPGRRFGTELSSYAKKMGVSGLFHTDELPAYGIEADEVDAMKKFLKTNPKDAIIIVAHDEDIALNALNEVIRRAKMAFDGVVEETRKALDDGNTEYMRPLPTANRMYLETDIPLFQITDDMIDSIKNNLPELPDAKKERIKKEYKLSEDLANQIVRRLLGDSFESLLAKVKVDPTTVASVLVSDLRDLRREGIDVSIFTEDKLVEVFSLLKSNKISKDALKDLMLEISKKPNDNIENIAEEANLTLLSENAVKEIIHEIAIQNESMIKERQMGAMGPLMGMSMKKLKGKADGSLVNKIVREEIQNIL; from the coding sequence ATTGAAAGAGATTGGAAAGAGCTTGGACTTATGATGGGTCTTGAAATTCACCAACAATTAAATACAAAACATAAATTGTTCTGTCATTGTTCCACTGATTTAACTGATGATGAATTTGATGATGGAATTATAAGAAATTTAAGACCTACTCAAAGTGAATTAGGTCAAATCGATAGAGCAGCTCTTCAAGAATCTCTTAGAGATATGACCTTTAAATATGAATCATTTAATAAGCATACCTGTTTAGTTGAAACTGATGATGAACCTCCTCATAGCTTAAATAGAGAAGCTTTAGATATTTGTATTACAATTGCTTCATTATTAAACATGAAAATGGTAGATGAATTCCATACAATGAGAAAACAAGTAATTGATGGGAGTAACACTGGTGGTTTTCAGAGAACAGGCCTTGCAGCAACTGATGGTTACTTAGATACTCCTTATGGAAGAGTAGCTATTGAATCATTAGGTTTAGAAGAAGATGCAGCAAGAAGAATTGATTCTGATAATGAATTTACTCAATTTAGACTTGATAGATTAGGAATTCCCCTTGCAGAAATTACAACAGATCCCTCTATGCACCATCCTGAGCAAATTAAAGAAGTAGCTTATATGATTGGCCAGGTTTTAAGAAGTACTAATGTAAAAAGAGGGCTTGGAACAATAAGACAAGATGTAAACATTAGTATTAAAAGAGGTGCAAGAGTTGAAATTAAAGGTGTACAAGATCTTGACTTAATCTCTGAAATTGTTGAGAGAGAAGTTCAAAGACAATTAGCTCTAGCAGATATTAAAGATGAACTAATAAAAAGAAATGCATCTGTTGAAGATAGAGTTTACGACCTTGATGAAGTATTTAAAGACACCTCCTCAAAAATATTATCCTCAGCAAAATCTATTAAAGCTGTTATATTAAGAGGATTTGATGGTCTTATTGGAAAGGAAGTTCAGCCTGGTAGAAGATTTGGGACTGAATTATCAAGCTATGCTAAAAAAATGGGTGTTTCTGGTCTTTTCCACACTGATGAATTACCAGCTTATGGTATTGAAGCAGATGAAGTTGATGCAATGAAGAAATTCCTAAAAACAAATCCTAAAGATGCAATTATCATTGTTGCTCATGATGAAGATATTGCATTGAATGCTCTTAATGAAGTTATAAGAAGAGCTAAAATGGCATTTGATGGTGTTGTAGAAGAAACAAGGAAGGCATTAGATGATGGAAATACTGAATATATGAGACCACTTCCTACTGCAAATAGGATGTATCTTGAAACAGATATTCCATTATTCCAAATTACTGATGATATGATTGATTCTATTAAAAATAATCTTCCAGAGCTTCCTGATGCTAAGAAGGAAAGAATCAAAAAAGAATACAAGCTTAGTGAAGATTTAGCAAATCAAATAGTTAGAAGGCTTTTAGGAGATAGTTTTGAATCATTACTTGCTAAAGTTAAAGTAGATCCAACTACTGTGGCATCTGTTCTTGTATCTGATTTAAGAGATTTAAGAAGAGAGGGCATAGATGTTTCTATATTCACTGAAGATAAACTCGTTGAAGTATTTTCATTACTCAAATCCAATAAGATTTCTAAAGATGCCTTAAAAGATTTGATGCTTGAAATAAGTAAAAAGCCTAATGATAATATAGAAAATATTGCAGAAGAAGCAAATCTTACCCTTTTAAGTGAAAATGCTGTTAAAGAGATTATTCATGAAATAGCCATTCAAAATGAATCTATGATTAAAGAACGTCAAATGGGAGCTATGGGTCCTTTGATGGGTATGAGTATGAAAAAACTTAAAGGAAAAGCAGATGGTAGTTTAGTGAATAAAATAGTAAGAGAAGAAATTCAAAATATTTTATAA
- a CDS encoding TIGR00269 family protein, with product MNKERFNKKIFSRIDKLINDYQLIKENEKIAIALSGGKDSVLTLHALKNYQLNANFDFELVAISVDEGIEAYRQHGIDAAVSNTELLDIPLIQKSFKEEEGFVLDDIYYYFKSACIPCGVFRRNILNKTAYEIGANKIATGHNLDDEIQSFLMSFSRGDTVKFSKFGPELNQIHEKLVPRIKPLWNTPEKEVGIWAILNDIEIHLDECPYSNLSLRAKIKEFLNKTESKHPGTKENVLNSFIKILDVENVHTVLNECEICGQPTSGKICKSCEIKDIIRGNIE from the coding sequence ATGAAAAAATAGCTATTGCCCTATCTGGAGGAAAAGATAGTGTTTTAACTCTTCATGCACTTAAAAATTATCAATTAAATGCTAATTTTGACTTTGAATTAGTAGCCATTTCAGTTGATGAGGGTATTGAAGCTTATCGCCAACATGGAATTGATGCTGCAGTAAGTAATACAGAACTTTTAGATATTCCACTTATTCAAAAATCTTTTAAAGAGGAAGAAGGTTTTGTATTAGATGATATTTATTATTATTTTAAAAGTGCTTGTATTCCTTGTGGTGTTTTTCGACGTAATATTTTAAATAAAACAGCTTATGAAATAGGTGCTAATAAAATAGCTACTGGACATAATCTTGATGATGAAATTCAATCATTTTTAATGAGTTTTTCAAGAGGGGACACAGTTAAGTTTTCTAAATTTGGCCCTGAACTTAATCAAATTCATGAAAAACTAGTTCCAAGAATTAAACCATTATGGAACACACCTGAGAAAGAGGTAGGTATCTGGGCTATTCTTAATGATATTGAGATTCATTTAGATGAATGTCCTTATTCTAATTTATCTTTAAGAGCTAAAATTAAAGAATTTTTAAATAAAACAGAATCAAAACATCCCGGTACAAAAGAAAATGTTTTAAATTCCTTTATTAAAATCCTTGATGTTGAAAACGTTCACACAGTCTTAAATGAATGTGAAATATGTGGCCAGCCAACATCTGGTAAAATTTGTAAATCTTGTGAGATAAAAGACATTATACGTGGGAATATAGAATAA